Below is a genomic region from Macaca thibetana thibetana isolate TM-01 chromosome 1, ASM2454274v1, whole genome shotgun sequence.
CAAGAGAGCATGAATCTGGGGTGTTGAGTGACCAGATGaacatttaattaaaagtttAGTGCAAATTGTGATCACATGAAGAAATGCTGCATAGGTCAGCATTTGGAGCATTAAAAGCTTATTCACAGTAAAGTATAACATGTATGATAACTACAGTAATGGCAAGTACAGAAATCCTAATAAGGTAGGGAGATTATTCTCCAATTCAAAAGgtgtttatttttacttgaatAAAGTTCCTTTAtaccaaaattctaatttttgctaATAGGACAAAAAAAGGGACAAGTTGTgtcattttattcctttaataggaaaccaaaataaaacacaaagaggTGAAAAAACAATTGAGTGAAGCAAATTTTTGAGTAGTGAACCTTCAGAATGGGAACCCAGTGAAGACTGGATTATTTTCTCCCATATTCTATAAATAGAATTCTATTATAGAGACAAGTTACAATAATCTCGAATTGTTGCCATTGTCACAGCTGTAACTTGTGACTCATGTGTAAAGAACCATTATAAGCTGGACTCTAAGAGTGATCAATATAGCTTTCACCTCTGATAAACACTAGCCAGAATCTCTTCCATTACGGTTACCATCAAAGAGAGGTACAAGTAGGACAGAAATCAAACACAAATGATATACTACCTTTCCCTACATACAATGAATAGACTAGGGAACTattcttaataataaataatttattaattagaaCATATAAGTGAATACAGAagacatttaaaagtaaaaatacaaaggaataaCTTTATTCATGCAATACTTTCATAAAAGGTGAGTATAAACTCAGTCCATGCGTGTGTGAAGTGAAATGAGCTTGCTGGCTGGAGAGGGACAGGGTGCCAGAGGCTACTACCCAGTCAGGGTCACAGCTGTATTGGTCGATTGCTGGGTTCCTGTTGGCTTGGTCTGGATCATGTTATTTCTGGTGTTGGATTTCCTGTCCATGCTCTTGACCACGTCTTTCACCCACCTGGCTTGTGGATCAGCACAGACTTTTAGGCCACGTTTGGTAATAAAACTGTAATGCAAGGAAAACACAGACGAATTTAGCCACATTCTCAAAGCCCTGGGGTCAAGAgttaagatcagagcagacttGAAGAGATCTTGTGCAGAAATTACTGCAAGAAATAGTCTTTCAGAGCCATGAGATCAAAAATGGGCACCCGTCTTCTGTCATCTATTTtaacataaaggagaaatatcTGCAAGTAGTATCCAGCCCCTTTGTTCACCACAATTCACAGGTTCCTTTTCTCATCCATGTCACCAAATGTTGTAACAAAAAGACATCTGAGGCCATCTAGTTCCATTATTACATACACTCttccttttcaaatttaaaagtactcatcttatatttttaataaaagctgaTATTTacgttttcattttttagagtaAAGCTTGCAATTATGTGTTGGGAAGAGTTATTACTTCTAAAAATGAGACTCTGGTAGAAGAAGGGGACCATGTAGTTTGTGCATTGACTCATTTCGTTGAAATATGGCAACTGATAATCAAGGGACTCTGCCTTACTCAACCCTAAGAACCCCCAACTCCAGTGAGGCTTGCAGGGAAACCCTGACATGGGTCAGCCATCTTTAAACCCAGACCTCAGAGCTATGCACAGTATTCAACAGACTCTTCCACTAAGCTAAATAGAGGAGGACTTCTATTCTTTATTTGGCAGCCAAATTTTTGCAATAATCTCCATTCAGTTGGGCTGCATAAAGACGTGATtgacaaggaaaaataaagagcTTGTCAGTTAAGCTGAGCTGTTCCTCCATGTTGACCTACTTTTCCTGAGGAAGGCAGCATTTCTGTATACTCTACTTCTATACCTCTAGATATCCACCCAGCCCAGCTTCTGTGGAGACAAACTCACATTACTGCTTTCAAGGAGCCTTCCTTGATGGTGTAGGTCTTGATTCTGTTAACTGGCAGTCGCTGGGTAGTGAGGCTCACACAGGTACTCTTATCTGAGACTTCACTCCCTACAcctggtgagaaaaaaaaaacatacaatgaaaaATTAAGCTATTATCAAAATCATAGGAACAATCACCTGTTAAATTACTCTAAGAATGTTGTGAGAATATAAGACCATTTGCTTTTTGGGGGAAGAGATGACTGACAGGCATCCTGAATCTCTTGCCCATCATAGattcttagtaaatatttgacTAATTTAAAACCTCAATCAATAGAATTGTTTCAGGAATTTCATGCTGAGACAAAAACAAGATGTTTTCCCATCTCTATGTATATTTTCACTTAGACATTTGGGACGGCTAGTAAATGTCCCAGtgacactcattcattcatttatacaacAGTGCCTGTTGTGTCCCACATGTTTTATTAAGACAGACGTTTTGTCCCTGTTTTCATAGAGCATTTCTTCTAATGAGGGAGCCAGGCAACAGACAGGTAAACAGAAAAGATCATTTCAAATAGTGCAACATGTTACAGTACTATAAGTGAGATTACAGAGTAATGTGTGAAGGGTACTGTAGGCAAGGTAACATTCAGTGGGGGAAGGCTATCCTCCACAAGCTGCTGAAAGTACCTTCTGCCATTAACCAGTTCACCCAGTCCTTAGACCCCCAAACAGAGACAAAGCAAGagacaaagcaagagaagaagcaGATACTGTTGGCCCAGGCTGAGAAGAAAGCTGCTGGCAAAGGGGGTGTCCCCACTAGGAAATCACCTGTTCTTAGAGCAGGGGTTAACACCATCACCACCTTGCTGGAAAACAAGAAGGCTCAGCTGGTAGTGATTGCACCTGGTGTGGACCCCATCAAGCTGGTTATCTTTCTGCCTGTCCTGTGTCCTAAAAGGGGTCCCTTACTGCATTATCAAGGGGAAGTAAGGCAAGACTGGGACATCCAGTCCACAGGAAGCACACTGTCGCCTTCACACAGGTTAACCAGGAAAACAAAGGAGCTTTGGCTAAGCTGGTGGAAGCTATCAGGACCAATTACAATGATGGATATGATGAGATCTGCAATGTCCTGAGTCCAAAATCTGTGGCTTGCATTGCCAAGATGGAAATAGGAAAGGCTGAGGAACTTGCCACTAAACTGGGTTAAATGTACACTGTTGagttttctgtacataaaaattattttctgtacataaaaataataaacacttcaaaaaaattaataaatggtaaAAGGTAAGATATATGTACATGGAAGACAGCCTTAAAATATTCATCCCCAATAGTAATGGCCCAAGGGAATTAAACTATTGAGTTTAGAGAACATCTAACattgcaaaaggaaaaataacttggGAGAATTAATACTGTTAAGGGTTGGGTAAAATCTAATCGAAGTTTCTAAGTGCTGATTTTCTCCTTAACTGTAGACACTGGTCTTTGCTTCCCAGAGAAATAGGCAGCTAAAAAGCATCTAAAGTAACCACTGATAATGATCAAGTTTGGTCTGTAGTGTTGCTAATATCAGaaggcattttttaaagcatggaACTAAACAAAGAGTGTTCACAGTGTGCTTTTCTTCATcattccttctcctctcctccactcTCAGTGCCAGTCTGCACATTCCTACCCTCTACCTTtgccaatatatttttaatgctgaatTGTTTCTGCAAccaatgaaagaggaaaaatctgggctttttctctgtttctctcataTTTAAGAAACAAGATTTCTCTCTGTGAAGTATCTGAAATGGACTCCCAAGACTCAGGGAATCCTGTTATACTTGAAACCACAAAGCCTTTTCCTTATTCTCAGCaatgtttgtgtgtctgtgttattctttaaaatatcacCTTCACTCAGGTTGCAGAGTTGAATCAAAGCAGAGACTGTTTGCCTCATTTTTGTAAGTAAGAAGCTAAGCACCAGTGGGACTTAGCTCCTTCAGCTAGAAAacttgggaatttgagaccagtgtCTGCAGTTCTTCTCAGCCTCTAACAGACCTCCTTTCCCCTACTCCAGATCTGAATCTCCCTCAGATGGTATGCCCATTGTCTCAGCAAAATGCCAGCCAGGTAGCAACATGTGGCCTAATGTAGTAATCAAACTTTTTTGTTTCatcaatatttttttgttttgtacacAATTTCAAGGACTTCCAGACAGCAACCTTTATTCATGGAACCCCTTCGGGACCCATTATTAAGTTATGATATCATAGTCTAAGTAATAAGTCTACCAATTAGAACACAAATAAGTAGACAAATTCACTCCAGTCATAGGAAAAAGTAATCCTTCAAGAAATATCTACTGAATGCTCAGGTAAGGGCTCAGTATAGCTGAATCTTACCTGGATGTGTCTTGCAGGTTTATTGAACTGTGTGTAAGTTGCTGACCTATTTGTTAGTAGTTATTATTGTATAGTCTCTTACAAATAGAGAAAATTTCTCATAAATAGTAATATTTATGGCATTACTAACAGAGTCCCCCACGTACTTGAAGGTAATATTGATTTTCTGGACATGAAGGTCTGAACTTCCAGTCATTTGGGGCTTGGTTTTGTATTGAAAACATTGATTTGCTCCAGAGCATATATCCTCTGATGCATCCCCACATTGTAACTGAACGCTCAAAGATTTTGATAATTTATCAAACAATATATCAAATGGGCAAAAGCTACAAATGCATTTATAATCATCACCTCTAATCCATAGCTAACATTGATCAAAAAATTACTGTTTGCAAGGAAATCTgatgttattaaataaataaaccataatatttatttaatcttaatcTCAGGTGATCATGTCTGTTATCCTATTCAGTTTATACATAAATAAGCATAGGCCCTGAGTGGTTAAGAAATGTGCCCAAAATTACCCATTTAGGAAAAGTAGGAGCCCAGATACTAACCAAATTCTCCCTGTTCTGGGAGTTTACGAAGCCCCCTACAGTCAAAATCATCATTCCTTTTTTGCACATGGGAAGTTTAAGGCTCGCCTGAGGAAAGCAGTTTACTCCAGTTAAAACCTGAGTCAAACCCAAAATGTGTGCCCACCTGCCTTGCCTCCCTGTTCTTTATCTCACAGACAGCTTCTTGACTTACCTTCCACAATGTATGCAGTGAGACAGCAGATGCCAAGGAGGGCCAGGGTGAGAAGTCTCATGGCTGAGGTCCTGCTGAGCTGTGCAGGGAGAGAGTGAGGATCAGGCTCTTTGAGGACCTCTTTTATGCCTCCAATGGTCAGTGCACTTCCTGTGGTGAGAGGGGGCTTTTGAGGTGGGTGTGGGATCATGGAAAGTCTTTGCAATactgatgctttttattttctttaaaaaaaaaaaaaaagtcccttttCCCTGTTCATACTAACCTAACGCCTTGTGGCCTTTAACCCTTTGTCTGTGGTTAATGTGTCAATGAAACCAAATGTATGCATAGAAGAAAATGTGGTTGTGTTGTCTCCTGCCACCAGCCTGAATTCAGATCTTCCGCTGTAGACATGCCTAAAGGCTGTTCACTGCCATGGTCCAGCGCGGAAACTGTAAAGGAAATGAGGTGGAGTGGTCACTGTGTTCCATCCCACCTCATGTGACATCCAGTGTGACATGAGGCTTCCACAGCCGTGGATCATGAGTCCCTGGTGCCAGCCTTTGACTCTCTCAGGAGGGGAAGAGAGGCTGCTGCCACACTGAGCTTTGCgatcctttgctttcttttctgtcatttttctcctCCACCTTCATTCAAGTTGCCCTCCTTTCTTCATCCCAATCTCCCCAGGTACCTAAGAAAGAATAACTGTTTAAGCATGTCTATATGCATATGTTTGCTTTATTACAACTTGACATACACTTTTATAGAAGCTTTTGAAAAGTTGTGCTGTACCaacttatttcaaataaaaaggaaataaaatgatct
It encodes:
- the LOC126950917 gene encoding lymphotactin; this translates as MRLLTLALLGICCLTAYIVEGVGSEVSDKSTCVSLTTQRLPVNRIKTYTIKEGSLKAVIFITKRGLKVCADPQARWVKDVVKSMDRKSNTRNNMIQTKPTGTQQSTNTAVTLTG